The nucleotide window ATTTTTATCATAGATATTGTTAAATATGCATAAAATCTGACTCAGAAAAAGATTTATATCTCTGATTATCGGGTCAATTTATGGATCATTAAGATAATTTGAGTTAATCAGCTCATCAGTCGACAattattgattgaatttaaaCCAAGTTTAGTAGAGTTAACAAAGTTATATACCAACATGATTAATTTGGCATGCTTAACGTTTTTTTCCGTTCAAATTAAAGCATgtcttgatttcaaaaaaaaaaaaaaaacttgtcctGATTTAGACTCTAGGTTGAGGGTTTTCTAAGTTAACCCGGCCGGTTGAATTactatgatttatttttcaggatCAAGACGTAGAAAAAAGAAGCAGGACCATAGTAAGAAAATGTCTAAAGTATAGGAactaaataaatacaattaaaccaaaatcaaaagttGTTGTTAGACTTGATTTTATATGCTTCATGGATCCGCTTTTTCCGCTTCTTCAAAGTTCAATCTGCCACCTATAAACATTTCAAGCTcctatctctctctctgtctctctctctatgtCTGTAATCTAAAACTCCTACTCCTACTACTACTTCTTGTCATCATCACCctcatcttcttgttttttagaCCAACCCATATCTTTGTTTCTTGTGTACATTCAAAGCAAAAACTAAAGCAAAAGAGAAACTCTTACTAGACATGGGAAAGGAATGGTATTATTGGGGTGGTGGTAAAACCTTGAAGAAAGGTGGTGGTGGTAGTGGTGTTGGCCGTGAAGgtgggagagagggagagaaagatACTGCTAATTTATCTACTGGTTGTATGTGTGCTGTGTTTCAGTTATTTGCTTTAAATCAGTTTCAACAACAGTCTTCTAACGTGCTTCAGCCCAACTCTTTCCTTCCTCTGCAGGATCATCCAATCCCAAAAGGTACGTAGCTCTTTTAccatttctctttctcttttcttgttttttggaGAAACTTTGAGTAATGTAATTTTGTTTGACTTAGGTGTTGAAGCACCAAGGAATAGCTTGGAATTGGAAGAGGAACCTCCATTGCCATCATCAAAAGATGAAAATCTCAATATCCCTGTAAGTTTTATTAtgttagctagctagctagctagccacCTAGaatttggtttttcaaaaactctttCCTTGGGAGCTTTatcacctttttcttttcctaagattttttattcagtAAAGTTAGTAATgattataataatgatgatatagattgtgattattttttttgaaaaatccagattggtattcaaattaaaacaaaaggagtTCCAAATGATTCATCTTCATCAGAGATCAGCTCTTCTCCAGGAACCAAGACACCAAATTTGGTTGCTAGACTTATGGGGCTTGATCTTCTACCTGATCATCTTACCAACTCGCCAAGCCattcttcttcatcaactctTGGCACACCAAACCTTCCACCAAAATCCCATTTTCATTACCAACATTGCAGACCTCAACAACCACGTCCTCTCCATAGCAAAACAAGTAGCCCTCGAAGTTGTTTGGACCATGATTTTTCAGGCACTCGTTCTTTGCCTGAGACACCAAGAATATCGTCAGCTAGAAGATCAGATGTAGAGCACCGTTTGTCACTCcaaatcaacaaagaaaatgtaagtgaaGACTTGGTGCTCTCTCGTCTCTCATCTTTGAAAAGAATAGAGCTCAAAGTTGAAGAAGAGAACAGAAGTCCAGGCCACTATGCAAGGCAAATTGTGAAGCAAGTTAAAGAAAGTGTGAGCAGGAAAGTCGGCTTGGATATTACAAACACGGTAAGAAATAGAGAgcaaacaagaagaagagatcAAGAGCTTGAGCTTATTAATCAATACAAGTCCAAGAAAATTCTCTCCAAAGCTCCAAGTAGCACAAAAATTGTTGATGTTACAGGTAATAGTTCAGGAAACCATTATGTGACCACAACTTCTTGCTCTCCAAGACTCAAATTCTTGGAACCCAAAAACAAGCCAATCACAACTCTACCTTGCAAGGACCACAATAATAATTCTCATTCTAAAAAACCATCACTACTTCTGTCTCAAAATACCAAACCTTCAACAAAGCCAGATTTGCCTCAGGTCCTCCTGCAGGATCAATGCCACCATCAGCATCAGCAGAGACCTTCCAAGAATTGCAAGAAAGTGACTGAAGAAAAATTTGACCCACCACCATCAAGACTCATCAAGAAACCTCTAAAATCATCAGATATTATCAGAACCAACAAGGAAGATCCATTTGTACTTTCAACGTCAGTTACAAGAACCAATATTCCTGACAAGAAAACCCCGTTATCAAATGACCTCAACATCTCTCTCCCAACTCTCCTTCCTGTCAAGAAAGACCCTACTCCTCCAGCGACAAAAATCCCTCAAAAACAGGTGCTACATGACTACTTTCCCGttcctttttcaaaattttagttaTAAGATACACATTTTGCTTATTTTTCAAGGAAATAATTAGATTACTTTTCTTGCATGtgttatgttataaatataggTATCAAATGTTGCTCAAGAATCGAAATGGAGCTCACAGTTATCTAGTTGTTCGAGCCAGTCGTACAAACAACAACAAGCGACGCGTAGGCTCGATTCCcgagaaaaaaacaatgaggatAGGTGTAATAACGGTGTCGCCACCAAGATTATCCCCACCGGAGATGGAGCATCAGCAGAAGAATATGAGTACATTACTAGAATACTAAAACGTACAGGTGTAGACAAAGATACCCCGGTGTCTTTTACTAGGTGGTTTTCTCCTTCTCATCCTCTAAACCCTTCAGCTTTTTACTACCTCGAACATCTTACCACTCCTAGCTATGTTACCAGTACTTGGGAGAATAATCGCACCTTAAACCGTCGAAGCAATCGAAAATTGTTGTTCAATCTTGTTGATGAAATTTTGGTCGACATTTTGCGTCCATACATCAACATGAAACCTTGGAGTAGTACTAGTTTAGGCATGTTTAGTCAGCAGGATCGAATTAGTCACATGAATGGGTCGCATTTGGTTCAAATGTTATGTACAAAGCTTAGGAGCTTCCCTTGCGCTGATTGTCACGATCTCAAAGACATTGATGGGTTAATAGACAAAGATTTGGCCCAATTGAAGGATCAAAGTGAAATTGCATTCGGAGAAGAAGGTGAAAGGATCGTAATGGAAGTGGAGAAGGACATCATGGACACATTAATACATGAAATGGCCATGATTTTTTATGGTGAATAACGAAGTGGATCGATTAATTACCATGAGTTAGACAATATTCGATTAGAGTTATGGGGATGGATTCAAGTGATGGTAGAGAGACAAGAGAGCAGAAGGGTCACATGGGTTATTCACGTGATGAGATGCTATATGCTAGGGGGGGTCCAAACTAAAGGTTGGGACTTGTAAAAAAGAGGTTTGTGGTCTACAAGTGGAGATTTAGACTCTTTTATCCGACAACAACACACTTGCTGTCTCATTGGTTCTTAAAAGACAGCAACTATTGACAGAGGATTCCAttcctctctctcccccccccctctctctccctcccctgTAAGTATATTGTAAAGTATATCTATCACCTTTTCCTTTATTTGATGATGttctttttaatcttaaaacagATCGGGTTCTTAGTAGTGGTCCTGTTATGGTGTATTATACGGTTGTGTACCTTCATCTGTGATTTTTCAGATTGTCATCATCAGATGGATCATCATGGTGTCCATGATTATGAAGTTTCACTCTTGGTCTATCGTTACTTGCCTTTTatcctccttttgtttttactatCTTTTTTCAGACAAGTCcactgaaattga belongs to Populus nigra chromosome 18, ddPopNigr1.1, whole genome shotgun sequence and includes:
- the LOC133678238 gene encoding uncharacterized protein LOC133678238, which gives rise to MGKEWYYWGGGKTLKKGGGGSGVGREGGREGEKDTANLSTGCMCAVFQLFALNQFQQQSSNVLQPNSFLPLQDHPIPKGVEAPRNSLELEEEPPLPSSKDENLNIPIGIQIKTKGVPNDSSSSEISSSPGTKTPNLVARLMGLDLLPDHLTNSPSHSSSSTLGTPNLPPKSHFHYQHCRPQQPRPLHSKTSSPRSCLDHDFSGTRSLPETPRISSARRSDVEHRLSLQINKENVSEDLVLSRLSSLKRIELKVEEENRSPGHYARQIVKQVKESVSRKVGLDITNTVRNREQTRRRDQELELINQYKSKKILSKAPSSTKIVDVTGNSSGNHYVTTTSCSPRLKFLEPKNKPITTLPCKDHNNNSHSKKPSLLLSQNTKPSTKPDLPQVLLQDQCHHQHQQRPSKNCKKVTEEKFDPPPSRLIKKPLKSSDIIRTNKEDPFVLSTSVTRTNIPDKKTPLSNDLNISLPTLLPVKKDPTPPATKIPQKQVSNVAQESKWSSQLSSCSSQSYKQQQATRRLDSREKNNEDRCNNGVATKIIPTGDGASAEEYEYITRILKRTGVDKDTPVSFTRWFSPSHPLNPSAFYYLEHLTTPSYVTSTWENNRTLNRRSNRKLLFNLVDEILVDILRPYINMKPWSSTSLGMFSQQDRISHMNGSHLVQMLCTKLRSFPCADCHDLKDIDGLIDKDLAQLKDQSEIAFGEEGERIVMEVEKDIMDTLIHEMAMIFYGE